One window of the Lepeophtheirus salmonis chromosome 7, UVic_Lsal_1.4, whole genome shotgun sequence genome contains the following:
- the LOC121121260 gene encoding protein polybromo-1 isoform X3 — MSAHLFNESGQMQEVEIPDIFDVLEGGEDENAVKFLLGFSGEEEGTGSTPGSNVIVTQNNVVLHPAPANPSGGVLVSLAPSAASAVMKGNEEDEDMVEALAGVTGGGIRKRDTSGLRAIYSCDSCGKSFTTKFNLKRHINMHCHKSKEAGVPIQGPPSASAPSRKKSTGTQGRPPGSTNHHNNLIKPLNQNNNDSTSNKSVIDKLVHNLTPVVQENPSVVSPTTVLSPIVTQEVSQAQLTNTNVIKVPGPSAIQLPQQPVPITIMNNNHTKMNGSNISSTPSHNGLDNSQLVNVIANTNHLLRNTSIPAIVSSITISGGPNNAVVTTIIPTGFNTISTTCMANTATTTTTSMTPGVVSSSIPSTSLIIDPSSEFNALPSELFEGSDNSLLSHQSPPPSPSSSLDSAPLSHKIHGDEEEEEEDETGGDMFEDSELDEEIASWQQQQQQNLSLDPASSQQQNLSLDPSSSHQQNHYHTTTTTTLSQVVAPDPVIELLPLTTIPSGWIRKVIDVTPELQQSARNAPGGNEWRTMKVLYFNGAGMKFEGYQELEKYFARLGYSLSHPEIFDFETEINSFDNFRCNGDMGPKRQYDNLNNGDDDEKIHETGRKRRKIDPQQQIICLYEFIRRFKKEDGSELCENFIRVPKRRTDPGYYDVVTVPMDLLRIQQKLKTDEYETLDEFVSDFELVIKNSLAYYKNGTREYKDATDMEELFNKALEKILAGENPSDSLGTREEPHNEAGVLIEMLEDLLAVVMTAIDPFDPNRLVHIPFRLLPSQKRYPEYFKVINDPIDLKMIATKIQTTSYTTLSELEDDLIKMCRNAMTFNEPGSQIYRDAKQVLKLTKSKRYELEANKVARENRGSRSTRRITSKKRFSAEIAALNYEDSEEEEDGEEEEDDVTHQDDPLWDLYIHIRGFTTPSGVNLAEPFFTLPSKRELPDYYQTIMEPISLNMIRKKMKAGEYAQLVDLADDLNTMFENCKTYNRPDSRLFKEGQKLQKIMHAKLEELEAREDEEDEVEEDEEGESSRLDESGNSLEGRPRSQRANTRKRMRSLYNAVLNFKTEDELSLVGMFMEKPSKKDYPDYYEIITNPIDMSMIDAKIKTGVYKSEEDVIQDMKLMFINCRRYNEEGSDIYKDANLLEKVLVTKAREMGINAGPGRGRPRKKNLTLSQKLKILFETLRDYKDHKGRQLSLIFLRLPNLREFADYYETIKKPIDFEKISGKMKQNAYESVEEALRDFILMFDNACKYNEPDSQIYKDAITLQSLALKTVRGMTDESSASISKIPNIGLAVRDILRSIFYNTYEHADEDERRYSDSLGELPSYDEEGPGAKVSRPPMSLELIKRRVDKGFYKRLDVLQKDVFSAFDRARSLTRTDSQIFEDSVELHKFFIKSRDEVCQNGDILQSRALLYTEADFLKALEKLKKEKSATEEPSPPDYISPDDEDDGTRVSFNNQEYRAGDFVYIEEGIYLIESIQGETFTGNRFYRPSETYHVPTRKFIEHEVFQSDLRKTISFTEIVGKCWIMPIKDFLRYKPQGFDESDVYVCESRYNTRLRSFKKIYKNYWMIPDNLMLGMRQEPLQLKRVSEAEHPPLPEEIPLNPPPPNVVWNFPPGTALPQNPISDGGLTYFEQYTIPGPITLKRGDSVYVRAENGKNLIVQIDSMWTNAEGMAYFYGAWYVTPSEVPHNPTQMFYKREVFLSTISDINPLLSVVGKCCVMDASDYIIGRPTSYVETDVYVCESVFDETKRVIRSSLPNGGGLKRYEYSSLVTNDELFYFKKPILLQKEASPLLPKVNCEPSVDTEDSLDYRSLDSPDNDGSPYGRRSSKLTPKKIVTAYTLFSSEVRKQITEQNKDCSFGQISRMVGDKWRRLSDTEKQFYEYRAKKINDESAAKTLRDGSDDRSVHSLDRADTSTVIAACAVTNTVVKTTEPIFHSVPPRPQKLLHSEAYIKYIEGLTTDSSTISNWDKQLCASKDNTKTDEAKLPAHWLSDNGDHGTSLDALWALREFMMTDHLGLYKIC, encoded by the exons ATGTCTGCCCACTTGTTCAACGAGAGTGGGCAAATGCAAGAGGTAGAAATACCTGACATATTCGATGTCCTCGAAGGAGGGGAAGACGAAAATGCTGTCAAGTTTCTCCTGGGATTTTCAGGAGAAGAGGAAGGAACTGGAAGCACGCCTGGATCCAATGTGATTGTGACTCAAAATAATGTCGTTCTTCATCCAGCTCCTGCCAATCCCTCGGGAGGAGTCCTTGTCTCCCTTGCACCCAGTGCAGCAAGTGCAGTCATGAAAGGTAATGAAGAGGATGAGGACATGGTTGAAGCTCTGGCAGGGGTCACAGGTGGTGGTATTCGCAAAAGAGACACTTCTGGCCTACGAGCCATCTACTCTTGTGACTCTTGTGGAAAAAGCTTTACTACGAAATTCAATCTAAAGCGACACATAAACATGCATTGCCATAAATCCAAAGAGGCTGGTGTTCCCATTCAAGGACCTCCTTCCGCATCAGCTCCATCACGAAAAAAGTCCACAGGGACTCAGGGTCGACCCCCTGGTAGTACAAATCATCACAACAACCTCATTAAACCACTGAATCAAAATAACAATGACTCTACGAGTAACAAATCCGTGATAGACAAACTAGTTCATAATTTAACACCGGTTGTGCAAGAAAACCCATCTGTGGTGTCTCCTACTACAGTCCTCTCCCCTATTGTTACACAAGAGGTGTCCCAGGCTCAGCTCACGAATACGAACGTTATTAAAGTTCCTGGGCCCTCGGCCATTCAACTCCCTCAGCAACCCGTTCCCATCACCATCATGAATAACAATCATACCAAAATGAATGGATCCAACATCAGCAGTACTCCTTCGCATAATGGCTTAGACAATAGTCAATTAGTTAATGTTATAGCCAATACGAATCATTTACTACGTAACACTTCCATTCCAGCTATTGTTTCATCCATCACTATTAGTGGGGGTCCGAACAATGCAGTGGTGACCACAATCATTCCAACTGGTTTCAATACCATCTCCACCACATGCATGGCAAACACTGCTACTACTACCACTACATCCATGACTCCTGGAGTCGTTTCATCCTCTATTCCTTCTACCTCTCTAATCATTGATCCCTCTTCGGAGTTCAATGCTTTACCCTCAGAATTATTCGAAGGCTCGGATAATAGTTTATTATCCCATCAGTCCCCTCCCCCTTCACCTTCATCCAGTCTGGACTCTGCTCCTCTGTCCCATAAGATTCACGGCgatgaagaagaggaggaggaggatgAAACTGGTGGAGATATGTTTGAGGACTCTGAGCTGGATGAGGAAATTGCTTCTTGGCAGCAACAGCAGCAGCAAAACCTTTCTTTAGATCCTGCATCTAGTCAGCAGCAAAACCTCTCATTAGATCCTAGTTCTAGTCATCAACAAAACCACTACCATACCACCACTACGACCACGCTTTCACAGGTTGTTGCTCCTGATCCAGTAATTGAGCTTCTTCCACTCACAACCATTCCATCGGGGTGGATTCGAAAAGTCATAGACGTTACTCCAGAGCTTCAACAAAGTGCAAGAAATGCACCCGGCGGAAATGAGTGGAGAACCATGAAAGTACTCTACTTTAATGGAGCTGGAATGAAATTTGAGGGCTATCAAgagcttgaaaaatattttgcccgTTTGGGATATTCTCTCTCTCATCCTGAAATCTTCGATTTTGAAACGGAAATTAACTCTTTTGATAATTTTCGGT gtaaCGGCGATATGGGCCCAAAAAGACAATATGATAACTTGAATAATGGAgatgatgatgaaaaaatacacGAAACTGGTCGTAAAAGACGGAAAATAGATCCG CAACAACAGATAATATGCCTCTATGAATTTATACGACGCTTCAAAAAGGAAGATGGCTCAGAGCTTTGTGAAAATTTCATACGGGTCCCCAAAAGAAGAACAGATCCAGGCTACTATGATGTTGTGACTGTACCCATGGATCTCCTACGAATTCAACAAAAGCTGAAGACAGATGAATACGAAACACTCGATGAGTTTGTTTCGGATTTTGAACTAGTCATTAAAAACTCTTTGGcctattataaaaatggaaCTAGAGAGTATAAAGATGCAACTGACATGGAAGAACTTTTTAATAAAGCTCTAGAAAAAATACTGGCAGGGGAAAATCCATCCGACTCATTGGGAACAAGAGAAGAGCCGCACAATGAGGCTGGAGTCCTTATAGAAATGTTGGAGGATTTATTAGCTGTTGTCATGACCGCCATTGATCCATTTGATCCAAATCGTCTTGTTCATATACCTTTTCGACTTTTACCTTCTCAAAAG AGATATCCAGAATATTTTAAAGTCATTAATGATCCCATCGATTTAAAAATGATTGCAACCAAGATACAAACCACATCCTATACAACGCTTAGTGAACTAGaagatgatttaattaaaatgtgtcGTAATGCTATGACATTTAATGAACCAGGTTCTCAAATTTATCGAGATGCAAAACAAGTTCTTAAACTGACTAAAAGTAAACGCTATGAATTAGAGGCCAATAAGGTAGCACGAGAGAATCGTGGATCTCGTAGCACACGGAGAATAACTTCCAAAAAGAGATTTTCGGCTGAG ATTGCTGCTCTGAATTATGAGGATAGTGAAGAGGAGGAGGACGGAGAAGAAGAGGAAGATGATGTCACTCATCAAGACGATCCTCTATGGGATTTGTATATTCATATTAGGGGTTTTACAACACCATCTGGGGTTAACCTTGCCGAACCTTTCTTCACCCTTCCATCCAAAAGGGAACTGCCAGACTACTATCAAACCATTATGGAGCCTATTTCTTTGAATATg ATTCGTAAGAAAATGAAAGCTGGTGAATACGCTCAATTAGTCGACCTTGCTGATGATCTCAATACCATGTTTGAAAATTGCAAGACCTATAATCGGCCAGACTCACGCCTCTTTAAGGAAGgacaaaaacttcaaaaaataatgcatgCCAAATTAGAAGAATTAGAAGCTAGAGAGGACGAAGAGGACGAAGTTGAGGAGGATGAAGAAGGAGAATCATCCCGTCTTGATGAAAGTGGTAATTCTTTGGAAGGTCGACCACGTAGTCAAAGAGCAAACACGCGGAAAAGAATGAGGTCTCTTTATAATGCcgttttaaactttaaaacaGAGGATGAGTTGTCCCTTGTTGGCATGTTTATGGAAAAACCAAGTAAAAAGGATTATCCAGATTATTATGAAATCATTACAAATCCAATTGATATGAGTATGATTGATGCTAAAATTAAAACAGGTGTTTATAAATCTGAAGAGGATGTAATCCAGGATATGAAACTCATGTTTATTAACTGTAGAAGATATAATGAAGAAGGATCTGATATTTATAAGGATGcaaatttacttgaaaaagTTCTAGTCACAAAAGCTCGAGAAATGGGCATCAATGCAGGTCCTGGTCGAGGAAGACCTcgaaagaaaaatttaacacTTAGTCAAAAGTTAAAGATTCTTTTCGAAACCCTTAGAGATTATAAAGATCATAAAGGACGGCAGCTCTCTCTTATATTTCTTCGCCTGCCGAATCTAAGAGAGTTTGCCGACTATTATGAAACTATTAAAAAGCCAATCGATTTTGAAAAGATATCTgggaaaatgaaacaaaatgcTTATGAGTCTGTTGAAGAAGCACTAAGAGACTTTATTCTTATGTTTGACAATGCCTGTAAGTACAATGAACCTGACTCTCAAATATACAAGGATGCCATAACTTTGCAGTCCCTTGCACTTAAAACAGTTCGGGGTATGACAGATGAATCATCTGCATCAATATCCAAAATTCCTAACATTGGCTTAGCAGTGAGGGATATACTTAGaagtattttttacaatacCTATGAACATGCTGATGAAGATGAACGAAGGTATTCAGATTCTTTAGGTGAGCTTCCTAGTTATGATGAAGAAGGACCTGGAGCTAAGGTTTCGAGGCCTCCGATGAGCttagaattaattaaaagaagagtAGATAAAGGTTTTTATAAGAGACTAGATGTTCTCCAGAAAGATGTATTTTCAGCTTTTGACAGAGCAAGGAGTCTCACAAGAACGGATTCACAAATTTTTGAGGACTCTGTTGAGCTTcacaagttttttattaaatctagaGATGAAGTTTGCCAAAACGGTGACATTCTTCAGTCACGTGCACTTTTATATACTGAGGCTGACTTTTTAAAAGCactggaaaaattgaaaaaagaaaagtctGCAACTGAAGAGCCTTCACCACCTGATTATATATCTCCAGATGATGAGGACGATGGGACTCGTGTCTCTTTTAATAATCAAGAATATAGAGCAGGAGACTTTGTTTATATAGAAGAAGGTATTTACTTAATAGAATCAATTCAAGGGGAGACCTTTACTGGAAATCGTTTTTATCGACCCTCCGAGACTTATCATGTTcctactagaaaatttattgaGCATGAAGTCTTTCAAAGTGATTTGAGAAAAACGATATCCTTTACGGAAATTGTAGGGAAATGTTGGATCATGCCTATAAAGGACTTTCTACGTTATAAGCCACAAG gtTTTGATGAATCTGACGTTTACGTCTGTGAATCTCGATATAATACACGACTTCGATCCtttaagaaaatttacaaaaattattggatGATCCCTGACAATCTTATGTTGGGAATGCGGCAGGAGCCTCTTCAATTGAAGAGAGTCTCTGAAGCTGAACACCCCCCTCTTCCTGAAGAGATTCCTTTGAACCCTCCCCCTCCGAATGTTGTATGGAACTTTCCGCCTGGTACAGCTCTACCTCAAAACCCAATTTCTGATGGAGGGTTGACCTACTTTGAACAGTACACGATACCTGGACCCATTACGCTCAAAAGAGGTGACAGCGTTTATGTCAGAGCTGAAAACGGTAAAAACCTCATAGTACAAATCGATTCCATGTGGACCAATGCCGA GGGAATGGCCTATTTCTATGGGGCTTGGTACGTGACACCAAGTGAAGTACCTCATAACCCGACACAAATGTTCTATAAGAGAGAAGTCTTTCTATCAACAATTTCGGATATTAATCCCCTACTCTCAGTCGTTGGTAAATGCTGTGTTATGGATGCGAGCGATTATATCATTGGGCGTCCAACATCCTATGTAGAAACCGATGTCTATGTTTGTGAGTCCGTATTCGATGAAACCAAAAGGGTTATTAGGAGTTCTCTTCCAAATGGAGGTGGCCTTAAACGCTATGAATATTCCTCTTTAGTCACTAacgatgaattattttatttcaaaaaacctaTTTTGCTGCAAAAG GAAGCATCTCCCTTACTTCCGAAGGTTAATTGTGAACCAAGTGTAGACACTGAGGATTCACTTGACTATAGATCCTTGGATTCTCCTGATAACGATGGGTCGCCCTACGGTCGAAGATCTAGTAAATTAACGCCAAAGAAAATCGTTACTGCCTACACTCTTTTTTCGAGTGAGGTTCGGAAACAGATCACTGAACAAAATAAAGACTGTTCCTTCGGTCAAATTAGTCGAATGGTTGGGGACAAG tggagAAGGCTTTCAGACACGGAGAAACAGTTTTACGAGTATAGagccaaaaaaatcaatgatgaaAGTGCAGCAAAAACACTGAGGGATGGAAGTGATGATAG ATCCGTACATTCCTTGGACAGAGCTGACA CCTCCACCGTCATTGCGGCATGTGCAGTCACAAATACTGTCGTCAAAACAACGGAGCCCATTTTCCACAGCGTTCCACCTCGACCGCAGAAACTTCTTCATTCAGAAGCATATATTAA gtACATTGAAGGACTCACAACAGATAGTTCCACGATTTCCAACTGGGATAAACAACTCTGCGCCTCCAAGGATAACACGAAAACAGATGAAGCCAAGCTACCTGCTCATTGGCTCTCTGATAACGGGGATCATGGAACTTCCTTAGATGCACTATGGGCCCTTAGAGAATTCATGATGACGGACCATTTAGGTCTTTACAAAATATGCTAA